Below is a genomic region from Neoarius graeffei isolate fNeoGra1 chromosome 12, fNeoGra1.pri, whole genome shotgun sequence.
aatcaaaccagcaaccttttggtcccaaagctgcttctctaaccattaggccatggcttccccccaaAAACATTTCAGTATTGTATTTTGATTGCTATGGATCATTATGTGGCATTTCCTTTCTCAAAATATGAACACGTTAGACTTACTTTGCTTTTTGTTCGCTACTGTGCAGTGGCTGAAGACTGTTCTTCTCTTCCACACCAATGTCACCCTTTTTTTTACATCTGGAAGGACATATTTACATTGTTTTAGACAACTATAGTGGCGCAAACTAGAGAAAAGGTACACGTGCGAAGGAAAAACATACGAACCTTAAGGCCAGTAAAATGGCAATGATGGTGAGACACATTAAGGACAGAACTGCTGCCGTTATAGCCAGAGCCGTGGTGTGACTGCTGCCTTCATCTCCTTTGCCAACAGTCAGGATGAAAAGGTGGCACCTCTCACCTGAGTATCCTGTCTCACATCTGCAAAAATACACAGTCTCAGGCATGACTCATGACAAAAATGTAGCATTTATACCTTAACCTCCTCACTTAATTTAACTATTGTGACTTACACGCAAGAGGTACGATTTAGTTCTGGCAGGTACTGGCAAGCACCATTAATGCAATAATTCATGTATGCTTTCATCAGGCAGGGGTTCATCTTTCCATCTCTGCTCTTCCCGTGACCTTTACTTGTGGACAATGAGGAATTTGCTCTAGGCTTTGCGGAAAATGCaactgtggagaaaaaaaaaaagaaaatgtaaaatgaaaaatgtccTTGTGGCAAGACAATACATATAGTGTGCACTGAAATACTGTTAAACATAAATAAACGCTACATTCATTCACCATCAGGAACTATTTTAACTTGGTCAAGGTTGGGTTGGGGTAAGCAGAAgactgtcacatgtacactcaagcacagcgaaattcatcctctgcatttaacccatctgaagcagagcACACAcacctacccagagcagtgggcagctatgctacagcacccaggggagcaatttggggttaggtgccttgctcttcagcccaaggccaacccatgttaacctaaccgcatgtctttggactgcggggggaaaccggagcacccggaggaaacccacgcagacacgggaagaacatgcaaactccacacagaaaagctcccactggccgctggacttgaacccagaaccttcttgctgtgaggcgacagtgctaaccacttcactcCTGTGCTGCCCCAAATATGGAGCTTCGGGTGAGAGGTCGGAatacaccatgcacacacattcacatatgAGGTACAGTTTGTTTTTGGGAGatgggaagaaacccacacaaacgTAGGATACCAGACAGTACCCCAAGCTCAGAGCTCAGGAACCGACCCTGGACCATGGAGCTGTGTGGCAGCAATGCaacccactgcaccaccgtgctaccccacAAATAAACACTCTTGTAGTTAATCCAACACTGGGGACACATCAAATTACCAACATTTGGCTTATTACCAGAGCGAAGACGGGGGTATCAGATACTTAGCAGCCATTTAAAGAATTTCCATTAAGTGCACTTGACGATGCCTACTTAAAGTAGGCTCTGTCATGTCATCTTCATGTCTCACATATCACCTTTCCCTCCGATTTACATCGCGGACCATGAATATAATGCTTAATAGTGCTTAGATTATCGATCCACTTATTAAAATAAATCACGATGCTTGGTTTTTGGTTTTGACAAATCTGTGTGATGGTCAGCAGGTACCaatgaactctttttttttttttaataatacatCTCTGATTACATTCAACCAGATGAATGTAATTAAGTAAAATGATGTTTCAAATTCTTCACCAATATAACATATGAATAAATGAATTGAAGTCAGGTGTTAGGAGCAACATGCCAAAACATCACATTGAGTTTCTTTGAACAATATAGGGAGCTTATATTGATGATCAGTTTGCATGGTCGTGTTAATGAATACAGTAGCTACATAAACAATGCAACAGACTGTCCATcctacagacagatagacaggaaCGCAGGCAAATAGATcacaaacaagcaaataaataaagcTTAGAATCGAACGCTACCTCTGGGATATTTGTCCTCATATTCCGCAGAGATGTCCTCTTCGTTATTGTCCGTTTCAGTGTCGTTGTGTGGCGTGTGCACTTCAGCTGGAGCGTGCACAAGTTTCCCTGCCGTCACTGCACTCTCATCCCTGGATGCGCAGTCACTTAACTGGAGGAAAACTGCAAATAGGGGTACCAGTTAGCAGGTCTGTGGGTCATCTTGGGATAGCGACTGGACTATTAGACAGTTTTGACCACATTTAGCTGGTCCCCAcaagagaaacttttttttttttaaaaacaaaactgcagcttttatttaaagaaaactAGCTCGAGAGACGCAAGATTGTGTGTTGGTTACTGAGATTAGGGTTAGATTTCGGTGTAAATAAAGCCTtcatttaattgcattaataattCTGTCACTGGATGGTTCTCAAAAGTGGTGTAGTAAGTCAGTGTGTGCGTAATCAGTAAGAGTAATAAATCTTCCAGCTCTCATGATCTGAAGTTATTTCAGATGTCTTCAAGACAGGAAACTTTGCTGAACTTCAGACTTCAGCCCTAAATGCCACATCAGGTCACTTCTAGCTTTCTAGGTGAAAGAAATGAAAAGCTGTCATGTTGAAAGAAAAAACCACACACCCACCAACACAATGAAGGAAAACAAGTCCAAGTTGAAAGGCGTTCATATTCCAAACAAATGCTGTATCCAGTTATAGGCTCCAGGTGTCCACAGCTTGCTGTGTGTTGAGCTGACTGACCTGAGAGAAGCAGAACGTGCTATCAGTGTCAGTGAGTCCTGAGAGAGGAGTCAGCTCTGTACTGCACCGCACCACCCCGCCCCTGCTGTAGCATTATATAGCCACACTGTACACGGTACACTTCCTCTATGAATCATGGACACACCTGAGAAATCATGGCgcgttagaaaaaaaaaaggaaagtgacATGATAATGTTTCTGAATGCTCCAAAGGCGTTAAAGATCCTCCTAGAAACTGGGATAAAACCATTTTTAAAATCTGGGGTTTATGGGCAAAAGCCTTGAACCCAGGATTCAGCTACTCTTATGGTACATTTGCCAAATCAGCACCATTTAAAGGTATGAACAGTCTAACATGATGACAGAAGTGAGGGTGTATGTGTGTTTTACCACAGGGCGCCACCTTGTGCTTCAACTGTTGCTTTGCGTCAAATGATAGCAGTGATTAACTACAGACTATTACACATTAacagaaacaacaaaaaaaatcaactaGATGTGCATTTCCGAAAGGAAATACTagtgcaaaaacaaaaaaaccccaacaacctcAAAACAGATAGATAGAAATTACACTCCAGGCATTTAGGAGATGCTCTtagccagagcagcctgggggctcagtgccttgcttaagggcacttcagccattccaaggaatcaaaccagtgaccttttggtcccaaaactcctttgctaaccattaggccatggcttcctccgaTGAGATAGACGAAATGAAATAGGTAACATAAACGTAAAACTAGATGATAAACGTAAAAAGAAAGGAATATATCAATTGGTTCTAATGGAAGTATGGAgggatgaaaaagaaagaaagaaagaaagaaagaaagaaagaaagaaagaaagaacgaagaaGGTGAAGAGAAAACGTTATGCCGTATTCATGTACGGTACGAAAACCTAACGATATGTACCAAATTCGGTGGTTCTAACTTTTAATCTCGAGTAGCAGTTAGGCTTTGAAAAATGAACTGAAGCCAATAGGAGGAAAATTGAGggatgaaaaaaaagaaagaagccgTGATAGAGGCGGAGTGCTTTGGAATATTTCCCAAAACATATCtagcaagggcggcacggtggtgtagtggttagcgctgtcgcctcacagcaagaaggtccgagttcgagccccgtggcctggcgagggcctttctgtgtggagtttgcatgttgtctgcgtgggtttcctccgggtgctccggtttcccccacagtccaaagacatgcaggttaggttaactggtgactctaaattgaccgtaggtgtgaatggttgtgtgtccatgtgtcaagccctgtgatgacctggcaacttgtccagggtgtaccccgcctttcgcccgtagtcagctgggataggctccagcttgcctgcgactctgtagaacaggataaagcggctagagataatgagatgagatgtctagcAAGTCTGGAGGTATTATTTTAAAAATTGATTATATGGGAACAGTTGGAAAAATTTCCCATTCTAAGTTTATGTAGGGTAAAAATGGACAGATAGCGGGATAAAAAGATGGATGAGGGTAGAGTATCCAAATGAAAATAACAAGTGTAATTTACAGGGCCTATGCAACAAAGTTTGAACGAAGTTTCTACGTTAATTGGTTCTTGAGGAATTAATCAGAGAAAATTGGTTAGAaggaaaaaaggaaataaaaagcCTCAGAACAACAAGAACTATGGTGAATTGGGACTTTTTGTCTTTTAAATTCCCACTTTCTTGAATAGGGTTAAACAGGTGAGGTTAAGGACCTTACTCAACAGTGGGCTTGAACCCCAACCTTCTACTATGCAACCCAAACACCTTAACCACTGAGCTACCACAACCACCTGACACCCAGATTTACTCCCTCCCCCGTCACTGAACCCAATCTGGGCTTGAGGCAAAGCacatttggttgacttggccagaattgcaacaGTAGGGTgacctttctgcacactcacacacgcaACCTAACtccgggggaaaccagagcacttggaAGAAACCGACGCAGACTCCACGTagaaaggctcctgttggccgctgggctccaacccagaaccttcttgctgtgaggcaacagtgctaaccaccataccACCCACTGCTGTTATAATAACAACAAACTAAACATTATCATAATTTATAAAATTTACAAAGATCAAATATAAAACTCTGATGTGAAATATCAGACTAACTTGATTTGAAGTCTACACATGACCATAGGTTCTtcttgaacatcccattctagaTTTAGTCCCTTTGCTATTatcataacctccactcttctgggagggCTTTCCACtatattttggagcatggctgtgcagccaagagcattagtgaggtctggCACTGATATTGAGCGAGGAGGTTTGTGGTGCCATCAGCGTTTCAGTTCATGCCAAAagtgttcagtagggttgaggtcagggctctgtgcagtacacttgagttcttccagtccaaccttggcaaaccatgtcttcctggagctcactttgtgcacagaggcATTATAGTACAGCGCATCAGCACACAATAAATAAAACTCCCTGCATACTGGAGTAATGAGCCATAAGAGGGTGCTCATTATAATGATTAAGAAGGCCTTTACCCCATGATAAAAATCGCTGTAATGAGCGCCCTCTTGTGGCTATTACTCTATTATGTAAAAtccaatgtatatattttttgtaacttGATAGAAGCAACATGGGGGACAATGATGGCTGAAGGGGTTAGGGTTAACCTCTGGGTTACTGATTGGTGAGGCAGTGGTTTGTGTCCCAGCACTGCCaatctgccactgttgggcccttggccCTACCAGCTCAACCTGTCCACATACCGTAGGAGTGGaaaaatcacatcacatcacattatctctagccgctttatccttctacagggtcgcaggcaagctggagcctatcccagctgactacgggcgaaaggcggggtacaccctggacaagttgccaggtcatcacagggctgacacatagacacagacaaccattcacactcacattcacacctacggtcaatttagagtcaccagttaacctaacctgcatgtctttggactgtgggggaaaccggagcacccggaggaaacccacgcggacacggggagaacatgcaaactccgcacagaaaggccctcgccggccatggggctcgaacccaggaccttcttgctgtgaggtgacagcgctaaccactacaccaccgtgccgccccggagtggaaaaataataataataataataataatacgactGATGAATGCTGTATGCCCATAAGAAAATCAGTGGTGCtgtttaggctgctgggccatagaaggttcacgctacacgcgtgtaaagaaaagtggacaaacgtagcatgacttgctctgggccatagaacggcgttcacgttgcacgctgcacgctgcacacttcacgcgtgaagcgtgaaatgaacatgcacacttttttctaggcgtgaagatggaaattccagtcaatgcatgcggtcaccgccgcgccagccaatcagaacgggtctagggagataactctatgctttcaggggaaaacttcagaaaaaatataattgaatggtataattgaaaaatagttcttcatcgggattgtcaagcagattatagaatgttcggtgaaattcaccacgggtttctctcagaaggaagtgttctcggctccaaattctgttcctttttctcttcctctgtctcagtaaaagcagaatgaggcaatcgtcgtcatccgaagagtccatattgttggttactcggtcaaagtagaacagatgcaacacgtgaacatccaagcatgaagtttaatggcccagggtccggttcttcacgtgaacgtgtagcgtgtagcatgcagcgtgcaccttctatggcccagcagccttaggcaACTATTTCAATCTTGACCTTATAACGAATGTTCGTGAATTGGAAGAGTCTGCAAGTGAGCTAATTAACACTTCTTACTTTTAGCTACACCGAAGGACGCACTGATGCTGAGTAGCCTGCTGATATTTCTGAAGAAAACAGTAGTACTGTAAAGAACATAAAACTGTTATTGCACACATACTGCATTAAAAGTGTTAGCAAGACCTAATTAACTGCAAGATTGGTAGTTACATTTTCCTAGTTAACCTCCACCTATGCCATAAGACCTAGTAATTAGCTAGTGAAGTAACTAATGAGTTAGTTATCTGCTTAATTATAGTGTATGTTGTGCGTACGTACTTTGTTATGGGTCAAATTTATGGATTCATAATACAGTATGTTTTATGTACAGCATGCTTACCACTGTACACagtagtgtacagtggtgcttgaaagtttgtgaaccctttagaattttctatatttctgcataaatatgacctaaaacatcatcagattttcacacaagtcctaaaagtagataaagagaacccagttaaacaaatgagacaaaaatattatacagtggtatgcaaaagtttgggcacccctggtcaaaattgctgttactgtgaacagttaagcaagatgaagatgaaatgatctccaaaaggcataaagttaaaaatgactcattccctttacattttaagcaaaaacaattttttattttcatcttttacattttcaaaatgacaaaaaggaaaagggcccgaagcaaaagtttgggcaccctgcatggttagtaccgagtaacaccccctttggcaagcatcacagcttgtaaacactttttgcagccagctaataatctttcagttcttacctgggggattttcacccaTTCGtctttgcaaaaggcttccagttctacaagtttcttgggctgtcttgcatgcactgctcttttgagatctagccacagattttcaatgatgtttaggtcaggggactgtgagggccagggcaaaaccttcagcttgggcctcttgaggtattccattgtagattttgaggtgttttggatcatcgtcttattgtaggacccatcctctttttaacttcaacttttttacagatggtgtgatgtttgcttccagagtttgctggtatttattcgaatccatgcttccctcgaccagtgaaatgtgccctgtgccgctggctgcaacacaaccccaaagcatgatcgatccacactcaCGCTTCAGAGCTGGAGAagagttcttttcctggaatttggcacccttttttctccaaacatacctttgcacattgcggccagaaagttctattttgatttaatcagtccacaggacttgtttccaaaatgcatcaggcttatttaaatgttcgtttgcaaacttcaggcactga
It encodes:
- the hbegfb gene encoding heparin-binding EGF-like growth factor b, which encodes MNAFQLGLVFLHCVVFLQLSDCASRDESAVTAGKLVHAPAEVHTPHNDTETDNNEEDISAEYEDKYPRVAFSAKPRANSSLSTSKGHGKSRDGKMNPCLMKAYMNYCINGACQYLPELNRTSCVCETGYSGERCHLFILTVGKGDEGSSHTTALAITAAVLSLMCLTIIAILLALRCKKKGDIGVEEKNSLQPLHSSEQKAKDTNQWLSLHDNYHMETSCQC